Proteins from a genomic interval of Oncorhynchus nerka isolate Pitt River linkage group LG13, Oner_Uvic_2.0, whole genome shotgun sequence:
- the LOC115139699 gene encoding cysteine dioxygenase type 1-like yields the protein MEQTEVMKPETLDDLIKVLHKIFESDNINVEEVQNIMEAYDSNPQEWMKFAKFDQFRYTRNLVDEGNGKFNLMILCWGEGHGSSIHDHTDSHCFMKLLQGQLKETLFEWPDKKTCNMVQKSQRILQTNQCAYINDSFGLHRVENASHTECSASLHLYSPPFKTCQTFDQRTGHKNTVKMTFWSKFGERTPFETTVSQENN from the exons ATGGAGCAAACCGAAGTGATGAAACCAGAAACTCTTGATGATCTGATCAAAGTTTTGCATAAAATCTTTGAAAGTGACAATATCAATGTGGAGGAGGTGCAAAATATAATGGAAGCATATGACAGCAATCCACAGGAATGGATGAAATTTGCTAAATTCGACCAGTTCAG GTACACAAGGAACCTGGTGGATGAAGGGAATGGAAAGTTCAACCTCATGATACTTTGTTGGGGAGAGGGTCACGGCAG CAGTATCCATGACCACACAGACTCCCACTGTTTCATGAAGTTGCTGCAAGGCCAGCTGAAGGAGACGCTTTTTGAATGGCCCGATAAAAAAACATGCAACATGGTTCAGAAATCTCAGAGAATCCTGCAAACAAACCAGTGTGCCTACATCAATG ATTCCTTTGGGCTGCACAGAGTAGAGAACGCCAGTCACACAGAATGTTCGGCCAGTTTGCACCTGTACAGTCCCCCCTTCAAGACCTGCCAGACCTTTGACCAGCGGACTGGACACAAGAACACTGTCAAGATGACGTTCTGGAGCAAATTTGGAGAGAGGACTCCATTT GAAACCACAGTCTCACAAGAAAATAACTAA
- the LOC115139698 gene encoding AP-3 complex subunit sigma-1 isoform X3, with protein sequence MIKAILIFNNHGKPRLSKFYEHYSEDTEQQIIRETFHLVSKRDENVCNFLEGGMLIGGSENKLIYRHYATLYFVFCVDSSESELGILDLIQVFVETLDKCFENVCELDLIFHVDKVHNILAEMVMGGMVLETNMNEIITQVDAQNKMEKSETFIFQSPRQDR encoded by the exons ATGATTAAAGCCATACTAATATTCAACAACCATGGAAAACCTCGGCTTTCTAAATTCTACGAGCATTAC AGTGAAGACACAGAACAACAAATCATCAGAGAAACATTTCATCTGGTATCCAAAAGGGATGAGAACGTCTGCAATTTCCTAGAAGGTGGAAT GTTGATCGGTGGGTCAGAGAACAAGCTCATCTACAGACACTATGCTACGCTCTACTTCGTATTCTGCGTCGATTCCTCGGAGAGTGAGCTTGGCATCCTTGACCTTATCCAG GTGTTTGTGGAAACTCTGGACAAATGCTTTGAGAATGTTTGTGAACTTGACTTAATTTTCCACGTGGACAAG GTACACAATATACTGGCAGAGATGGTGATGGGAGGAATGGTGCTAGAGACCAACATGAATGAGATCATCACACAGGTGGACGCCCAAAACAAAATGGAGAAATCGGAG ACATTTATCTTTCAGTCTCCCAGGCAGGACAGGTAG
- the LOC115139698 gene encoding AP-3 complex subunit sigma-1 isoform X1 has product MIKAILIFNNHGKPRLSKFYEHYSEDTEQQIIRETFHLVSKRDENVCNFLEGGMLIGGSENKLIYRHYATLYFVFCVDSSESELGILDLIQVFVETLDKCFENVCELDLIFHVDKVHNILAEMVMGGMVLETNMNEIITQVDAQNKMEKSEAGIAGAPARAVSAVKNMNLPEMPRNINIGDISIKVPNLPSFK; this is encoded by the exons ATGATTAAAGCCATACTAATATTCAACAACCATGGAAAACCTCGGCTTTCTAAATTCTACGAGCATTAC AGTGAAGACACAGAACAACAAATCATCAGAGAAACATTTCATCTGGTATCCAAAAGGGATGAGAACGTCTGCAATTTCCTAGAAGGTGGAAT GTTGATCGGTGGGTCAGAGAACAAGCTCATCTACAGACACTATGCTACGCTCTACTTCGTATTCTGCGTCGATTCCTCGGAGAGTGAGCTTGGCATCCTTGACCTTATCCAG GTGTTTGTGGAAACTCTGGACAAATGCTTTGAGAATGTTTGTGAACTTGACTTAATTTTCCACGTGGACAAG GTACACAATATACTGGCAGAGATGGTGATGGGAGGAATGGTGCTAGAGACCAACATGAATGAGATCATCACACAGGTGGACGCCCAAAACAAAATGGAGAAATCGGAG GCTGGTATTGCAGGTGCACCTGCTCGTGCTGTATCTGCCGTAAAGAACATGAACCTTCCCGAAATGCCCAGAAACATCAACATCGGAGACATCAGCATAAAAGTGCCAAACTTACCCTCCTTCAAATAG
- the LOC115139698 gene encoding AP-3 complex subunit sigma-1 isoform X2 codes for MSFNKSEDTEQQIIRETFHLVSKRDENVCNFLEGGMLIGGSENKLIYRHYATLYFVFCVDSSESELGILDLIQVFVETLDKCFENVCELDLIFHVDKVHNILAEMVMGGMVLETNMNEIITQVDAQNKMEKSEAGIAGAPARAVSAVKNMNLPEMPRNINIGDISIKVPNLPSFK; via the exons ATGAGTTTTAATAAG AGTGAAGACACAGAACAACAAATCATCAGAGAAACATTTCATCTGGTATCCAAAAGGGATGAGAACGTCTGCAATTTCCTAGAAGGTGGAAT GTTGATCGGTGGGTCAGAGAACAAGCTCATCTACAGACACTATGCTACGCTCTACTTCGTATTCTGCGTCGATTCCTCGGAGAGTGAGCTTGGCATCCTTGACCTTATCCAG GTGTTTGTGGAAACTCTGGACAAATGCTTTGAGAATGTTTGTGAACTTGACTTAATTTTCCACGTGGACAAG GTACACAATATACTGGCAGAGATGGTGATGGGAGGAATGGTGCTAGAGACCAACATGAATGAGATCATCACACAGGTGGACGCCCAAAACAAAATGGAGAAATCGGAG GCTGGTATTGCAGGTGCACCTGCTCGTGCTGTATCTGCCGTAAAGAACATGAACCTTCCCGAAATGCCCAGAAACATCAACATCGGAGACATCAGCATAAAAGTGCCAAACTTACCCTCCTTCAAATAG
- the LOC115139698 gene encoding AP-3 complex subunit sigma-1 isoform X4: protein MIKAILIFNNHGKPRLSKFYEHYSEDTEQQIIRETFHLVSKRDENVCNFLEGGMLIGGSENKLIYRHYATLYFVFCVDSSESELGILDLIQVFVETLDKCFENVCELDLIFHVDKVHNILAEMVMGGMVLETNMNEIITQVDAQNKMEKSEFFPFFSLYRHLSFSLPGRTGRHSPQEFGWYCRCTCSCCICRKEHEPSRNAQKHQHRRHQHKSAKLTLLQIAA, encoded by the exons ATGATTAAAGCCATACTAATATTCAACAACCATGGAAAACCTCGGCTTTCTAAATTCTACGAGCATTAC AGTGAAGACACAGAACAACAAATCATCAGAGAAACATTTCATCTGGTATCCAAAAGGGATGAGAACGTCTGCAATTTCCTAGAAGGTGGAAT GTTGATCGGTGGGTCAGAGAACAAGCTCATCTACAGACACTATGCTACGCTCTACTTCGTATTCTGCGTCGATTCCTCGGAGAGTGAGCTTGGCATCCTTGACCTTATCCAG GTGTTTGTGGAAACTCTGGACAAATGCTTTGAGAATGTTTGTGAACTTGACTTAATTTTCCACGTGGACAAG GTACACAATATACTGGCAGAGATGGTGATGGGAGGAATGGTGCTAGAGACCAACATGAATGAGATCATCACACAGGTGGACGCCCAAAACAAAATGGAGAAATCGGAG TTCTTTCCATTCTTCTCTCTTTACAGACATTTATCTTTCAGTCTCCCAGGCAGGACAGGTAGACACAG TCCTCAAGAATTTG GCTGGTATTGCAGGTGCACCTGCTCGTGCTGTATCTGCCGTAAAGAACATGAACCTTCCCGAAATGCCCAGAAACATCAACATCGGAGACATCAGCATAAAAGTGCCAAACTTACCCTCCTTCAAATAGCGGCATGA